The DNA sequence GATGGTCTGTGTCCAGGATGGAGTATCATCCTAAAAGGAGAAACCCCAGCAGAAGCTAACAAGTAAGTCCTCCTTGGGGCAGATGATTTTGTGATCAACCTCAACTCAAAATTTCCACTCACCACCTCAAAATGCAATTAGGCAAACGGAAAAGGATGGGTGTTTCAAGAAAGCTTTCAATGCAGTGCTAATGGGAAACCTTTGATAAGACTTTTTACTTTGTACTCGCATGAAGAGCTTCAGAAGAAATTAGCCTCTGTTATCACTCCAGATTGGACAAGGAGAGCAGCCAATGAGCCATGTAAGATAGAGGCCGTAACCAAAGAAATGTAATAAGGTCATCTGCTCGGATTACAGTTTTTCTAATAGAAGAGTATTGTTTGTGAATTGTCTTTTCGTTTTGTTTTCCACCTGCTCGATTCAATCATTTTTATTCTATGAGAGTGATAATATAAGTACCAGTACACCTCAGttatttaaagtttatttaaagaccctatgaaattgTTTGACTAGCACAGTTTTGTGTTCTGTGTTGacttatttcctattgaaacagtaaGTTTTGGCAGGACATATTGAAGGGTTCATCCATTTTTTCACATAAATAGCGATTAGACTTTAGTAAGAATCCATCacacaacaactacaacaacaatgatttgctacttgcctGTCGGTTGCATTCTAGAATGTTCGATTGGACTCAAATCTGTGCCGTGCATCATGACACatacaatttttttgtttatttttggtttcatttcaatgtttgcattacataaccaactacatttacaagctttttcaTAAGTGATCGAGTTGTGTGATAGCTCGAGAAGCAGGAGTCCAGTAGAGCACACAAGTtgacaaaatgatgtggtttcttcagcaattgtgtttttcatctcgcatttgcttttacaacactatcggtttggtttaaagtttagggtGGGGACGCTGGTTTTGGTtaattaaaactcaatagagcattaaccttataggaatattccgggttcaatacaagttaagctcaatctacagcatttgtggcatgttgattatcacaaattttaatttagactcgtccttccttttcttcaaaaaagcaaacatcgaggctgcagagaggcacttacaatggaagtgaatggggctaatttttggagggtttattgtgaagcttataattttataaaatcacttacatgaaTTTCTCTTTTAAAACTgttaaaatcatgtattatttgagctgtaaagttgtttaaatcatcatttttagtcattttaaggttttagggatTGTTGACTACAttgtcatgatttttttttttttttttttcacattttagaataatagtaaagtcatcaaaactatggaataacataaatggaactatgggaattatgttgtgactaaacaaaatccaaaataaatcaaatctgtgttatattttagcatcttcaaagtagtcaccctttgcctagaatttgcagacatgtactcttgacattttctcaaccaagtcatccatttcaaaaacgtttttttttattactaaattgtagttttataatgaaataaattaatatggtgcacaattatatttttgtctacaaaactaatttcaaacatttaagcatacgccttcagatcaaaagatttttaagatcatgagaaacatttctgtcaagtgtttcaaaacttttgaccggtagtgtaaattgtaaaattgcatataactttacaaagaaaaggttagtaagtgtatttatcacaccaaaatcatgttaacatgcatattgtctcGTGGCTATACTTGAGTATTttaagtgagtattttaacattcacaaaTTGGCCCCccttcacctccattgtaagtgcctcattgtaacccagattaaCCCAGGAGGGAAAGTCAGAATAAttttttatcaatattatgccacaaatgctcttgaTTGATCTTAATTTTCTCACTTGTAGAACATCATTTGtcattcatctcacatttgctttttatgactgttaggtcagttcaggtttaaggtttagggtgggGACGtaggttttttgttgttttaaactcgatagagcattaaccttaaaaacctcatcgttttttgtttttttatccacACTGGCTTTTTGTGACTCcatttgttaggtttaggtttaggtttaaggtttagggagctagattttgttgatttaaaactcgacagaacattaacattaaaaacctaatctgtttgggGAACActaaacttgcttttagtgccacacagtgcaAATTTCACCTATGAACTGCTGCAATACATAAATAACACAAATAAGTCCTTTGAAATGACTCATTCATCAGGATGTTTATAAAGAATAACCCCAATGTAAATAATTCCACAATGAAGCAGGGCTGTAGAAACAGTAGTACATAGTAATGTGGCAATGAGAAGAATCAAACTTCCATGTGGCAATTAATTTAACATGTAATTTGATTCAGAACATTTTCTCCCGGGACTCATCTTGATAATGTTCAATCATTATTCATATGTAAAGACAGACACAGACGGAAATATAATCTGAGCATTTCTAGTTAGAATTTACTTTCAGAAGATTGATGAAGAAATGCTCAAACGCAAGTGCCTCATCCTATCGTTATGATTACCCTTCAACCAGCTGTCTCAGACTCAGTATTATCCAGCATGACTTGCTCATTATAGTGAATGTGCCCTTCCGTCCCTTAGGTTTGAGATTAATTTCCTGTGTGACCACGATGACAGAATAGCCTTCCATTTCAACCCCCGCTTCTCTGAGTCTGATATCATCTGCAACTCCTTCATGGCAAGCCACTGGGGACAGGAGGAGAGGTGCAGCAACTTCCCCTTTGGAGTAGAGGAGCCTTTCCAGGTGATAAAGTGTTGTGACTCTTTATTGACAAAGAATCACAAGCAACAGGATTTGAGTTTGATAATGATTGAGGATGATTTAATTAGCATTGATTCCCTGTGTCTCAACAGATTGAGATTTACTCTGACAATGATAACTTCCATGTTTACATTGATGACACCAAGATCATGCAGTACAAACATCGTGTGGAAGACCTGAAGACCATCACTAAAGTACAAGTGGTGAACGACGTCAATATCTCCTCTTTGGAGAtcaccaaaaaacatttttactgagGCTTTGTAGTAAGGCAAAGAGCTATGAAAAGATTAATCTGAAGTGAGCCTTTGTATGTTTACAGTGTATTATTGTATGTTTTGAATGATTGTTTACACACCTTTTAATACAGATGATTATCCTCTTGAGTTAATTATTATTTGCCTGTAAAGGTGTGATTATCGGTATTGATATGCCTTATCTGAACTCTATATTCATATGAATCTATGAATAAATGGGAGGTTTGAAAAGATTCCAAAGGACTCATCTGGTGAGAATGTGACATGGAAAATTATGGCTGCAATAGCATTTTCCTAATCAAATCTGTCAAAACTTATAATAGGTTGTAAATGGCTTTTGAGAAACTATTCAAAGAAATTGCTATAAGAACATCAACATTACATATCCCCGCTGCAAGGAACCCAAAATATAGGCTATTCAGTTTGTGTTTGCTGTTAGCTCATGAGGCTGGGAAGCACTGAACTAGAATTGCATTGGTAATACATAAGCATTGGATAATGTTTAGTCAGCTTGTCATTATCACTAAATAAACCCCACATGGTGATCAGGATCCTGACGTGAAGCGGAGGCCTGTTtgccacatacatacataaatggaCGTGTAAtactgatttgagtttaaataattgtatcgTGACAAAACAGAGACTGCTGAGTGCTAAGAGATACATGAAACTATCAAAGGAGATTGGTTATAGTGATGAAATATACAGCTGAGCAGtaatttaacaaaaatgtttgacTGCAGCATGtcacaattgaccaatcagaatcaagtattccagatacATAAAACTCATAATACTTCAATCAGTTtttcaaaaagtacataaataataataataattaggataaatctctttaaatatcattagaaaacatgattttttatACATGTAAAATTCGATTTTTCTAAATCATATATAATGCAACATATTTATAGTTTTTGGCAGACAACGCACATGACTGAGAGTGCATGTGAGGCTGACAGTGCAAGTCCGTAACCTGACAGCCACAGGTAGGCTAAACATAgctaaaattaaaaatgaattgttCAATTGCTTGATGTTTGATCACATCTA is a window from the Myxocyprinus asiaticus isolate MX2 ecotype Aquarium Trade chromosome 13, UBuf_Myxa_2, whole genome shotgun sequence genome containing:
- the LOC127450206 gene encoding grifin-like — its product is MTLRFEASCPDGLCPGWSIILKGETPAEANKFEINFLCDHDDRIAFHFNPRFSESDIICNSFMASHWGQEERCSNFPFGVEEPFQIEIYSDNDNFHVYIDDTKIMQYKHRVEDLKTITKVQVVNDVNISSLEITKKHFY